One part of the Aspergillus luchuensis IFO 4308 DNA, chromosome 5, nearly complete sequence genome encodes these proteins:
- a CDS encoding arylsulfatase (COG:P;~EggNog:ENOG410PFR8;~InterPro:IPR017850,IPR000917,IPR024607;~PFAM:PF00884;~go_function: GO:0003824 - catalytic activity [Evidence IEA];~go_function: GO:0008484 - sulfuric ester hydrolase activity [Evidence IEA]) encodes MTAPKRPNFLIIVADDLGFSDTSPFGGEIDTPNLHRLAMEGIRMTDFHTAASCSPTRAMLLSGTDAHIAGLGVMAERRNRFPHIFDGKSGYEGYLNYKVAALPEILQDNGYFTCMSGKWHLGLTKDVAPCSRGFTKNFTLLPGAGNHYNHEPQLYDTTEKPRVIIKGDKQNLWMRDDQFLNGDTDLPSDFYSSNTFTSNLLSILQNRTPEQTTQPFFAYLPFTAPHWPLQAPPETIKKYHGQYADGPLALRTRRLRSLIKNGLVPADVDPAPIITLNTTPWDDLSPEEKAKSSRAMEIYAAMVDLIDVNIGRVREYLQSIDEWDNTFVVFMSDNGAEGQLLEAIPILAGATLGDVIDKYYDNSLENLGNHNSFIWYGPQWASAATAPCRALKSYTTEGGIRCPCIVRYPPLINNKSTIGTITNTFTTVMDILPTVLDLAGIDLPGPVFRGREVAPVRGHSWRPLLEADKNGDDDDDVDIYHEDVVGWEQLGIAAVRVGKWKALYLPPPRGEGKWELYDLERDLGEADDLAEKMPDKLAEMVAHYERYFQESGMFDSYSVFQEELKRRGVGRAW; translated from the exons atgaccGCACCTAAACGCCCgaacttcctcatcatcgtcgccgaTGACCTTGGCTTCAGCGACACATCTCCCTTCGGGGGAGAAATTGATACGCCCAATCTGCACCGTCTAGCAATGGAAGGCATCCGCATGACAGACTTCCACACTGCGGCTTCCTGCTCACCCACCCGGGCGATGCTTCTCTCAGGCACAGATGCGCACATCGCAGGACTAGGAGTCATGGCAGAGAGAAGAAACCGATTCCCACACATCTTCGACGGCAAATCCGGATATGAAGGCTATCTAAACTACAAAGTCGCAGCCCTGCCCGAGATCCTACAAGACAACGGCTACTTCACCTGCATGTCCGGGAAATG GCACCTAGGCCTAACCAAAGACGTAGCCCCGTGTTCCCGCGGGTTCACCAAAAacttcaccctcctccccggcGCAGGCAACCACTACAACCACGAGCCCCAACTCTACGACACAACCGAAAAGCCCCGAGTCATCATCAAGGGCGACAAACAAAACCTCTGGATGCGCGACGACCAATTCCTCAACGGCGACACCGACCTCCCCAGCGACTTCTACTCCTCCAACACATTCacctccaacctcctctccatcctccaaaacCGCACCCCTGAGCAAACCACCCAACCCTTCTTCGCCTACCTCCCCTTCACAGCCCCCCACTGGCCCCTCCAAGCACCCCCGGAAACCATCAAAAAATACCACGGCCAATACGCCGACGGGCCCCTGGCCCTCCGCACCCGCCGTCTCCGCAGCCTAATTAAGAACGGTCTCGTGCCCGCAGACGTCGACCCCGCgcccatcatcaccctcaacaCAACCCCATGGGACGACCTCTCCccggaagaaaaagcaaagtcCTCCCGCGCCATGGAAATCTACGCCGCAATGGTCGATCTCATCGACGTGAACATCGGCCGCGTGCGAGAATACCTCCAATCCATAGACGAATGGGACAATACCTTCGTGGTATTCATGTCCGATAACGGCGCAGAGGGGCAGCTCCTCGAAGCCATCCCCATTCTAGCGGGCGCTACTCTGGGCGACGTGATTGACAAATACTACGACAACTCGCTCGAGAACCTGGGAAACCATAACTCCTTCATCTGGTACGGTCCCCAATGGGCCTCGGCAGCTACCGCGCCCTGTCGAGCGCTCAAATCCTACACCACAGAAGGCGGGATCAGATGTCCGTGTATCGTTCGCTATCCGCCCCTGATCAACAACAAATCTACCATAGGAACTATCACCAACACCTTTACCACAGTCATGGACATTCTCCCTACGGTCCTCGATCTAGCGGGGATTGATCTCCCCGGGCCGGTTTTCCGCGGGAGGGAAGTAGCCCCCGTGCGCGGACATTCCTGGCGGCCGTTGCTGGAAGCTGATAagaatggtgatgatgatgatgatgtggatatTTATCATGAGGATGTGGTAGGGTGGGAACAGCTGGGGATTGCGGCTGTTAGGGTGGGGAAGTGGAAAGCGCTGTAtttgccgccgccgaggggagaggggaagtgggAGTTGTATGATCTGGAGAGGGATTTGGGGGAGGCGGATGatctggcggagaagatgccGGACAAGTTGGCGGAGATGGTGGCGCATTATGAGAGGTATTTTCAGGAGTCCGGGATGTTTGATTCGTATTCGGTGTTTCAggaggagttgaagaggaggggggtggggagggctTGGTAG
- a CDS encoding putative GTPase activating protein (Evi5) (COG:S;~EggNog:ENOG410PHRQ;~InterPro:IPR035969,IPR000195;~PFAM:PF00566): protein MTMENADRSPSHVHSDSVNTGSHDTDSMVTVPLTSNSEHTQPDWRSLNIPQTPVDVASPTREHSSDEEDESRTTPTQEPAKADLEQSSNNGDATSIRSRSSEERDRSDAVDWEELEKTEEQEPRCEGSDESTALLLARLEQENNALATNPKSALASKSHAQRVTRPSRSQSLHQIKRLIDEDPRSSLRYSQLPPPPMTELEFWAALVADYPQTAQRLPTLTSNKIRSGVPPPLRGVVWPSLAGARDNTLLAEYQRLCGETSPYEGLIGKDIGRSFPNVEMFRDPNGEGQQMLARVLKCFSLYDTKIGYCQGLGFVVGPLLMHMTDAEAFCVLVRLMDHYDLRTCYLPDLSGLHLRVYQFQNLLARLRPGLFAHLEMLHVEPVYVSQWFLSFFAVACPLPMLLRIYDVIFLEGACETLMRVALSLMTRNEKKIMACAEFEDVMQLLLSRSLWDTYACHADDFVNDFVSLTSLVTKESLQALEASYNQSQGVPTGISFPQMQAAASRFLGRLWAGSNSHNSVKSISLNPNSASASNLASIRRSTSKQSMTSTLNSVESASDASTAPTELSTDVQKPRAKSAISQHKDRDLHTQIEDLLMALSDLQRQHADLTRELQQEREEREEDQVLAKSMLQYIKETSEEPPMDLVHKADARFAMVETHRVVSTDQTKHQLRDDLNRYKEMHELESNRCKSLTRRIDEHEKENASLREQLREARGRIQDSYRERQRLERMVRELRTVKTKTRNSDTAPSETYGSPTSDTSEGYTSTGLRELKLVRTNSQKSQKSTTNSTTFTKRSSSLGLQSVLATENNKPAAEESLLLELVNAKTAEAVARQELEEVKGKLDSMRKVMARNGIIPEGRHSFLGRPPSIAKAPTEPASNGGGLFSGWGRRAVSTSNESYEGR, encoded by the exons ATGACCATGGAGAACGCCGATCGCTCCCCCTCCCACGTCCATTCGGACTCCGTCAACACTGGGTCCCACGATACCGACTCAATGGTCACCGTGCCATTGACCTCCAATTCCGAACACACCCAACCCGACTGGCGTTCTCTCAACATACCTCAAACCCCTGTTGATGTGGCATCTCCAACCCGGGAGCACTCgagcgacgaagaagacgaatcCAGGACAACCCCGACCCAGGAACCAGCCAAGGCCGACTTAGAACAAAGCTCCAATAATGGCGATGCTACCTCGATACGGTCCCGCAGTAGTGAGGAACGGGACCGGAGCGATGCAGTGGATtgggaggagctggaaaagACGGAAGAGCAGGAACCCCGTTGTGAAGGGTCGGATGAG TCCACTGCCCTTCTCTTAGCGCGACTGGAGCAGGAAAACAACGCTCTTGCGACGAACCCCAAGTCGGCTCTGGCAAGCAAGTCGCATGCGCAGCGAGTCACCCGACCGTCTCGTTCGCAGTCCTTGCACCAGATCAAGCGACTGATCGACGAGGACCCCCGATCATCACTACGCTACTCCCAgctgcctccgccgccaaTGACCGAACTCGAATTCTGGGCAGCGCTGGTCGCCGATTATCCCCAAACAGCCCAGAGACTACCTACATTGACCTCGAACAAGATCCGAAGCGGTGTTCCGCCACCACTgcgtggtgtggtgtggccCAGCTTGGCGGGCGCCCGGGATAACACATTGTTGGCGGAATACCAGCGATTGTGTGGCGAGACGAGCCCCTACGAAGGGCTTATCGGCAAAGATATTGGCCGTAGCTTTCCTAATGTGGAGATGTTCAGGGATCCTAACGGGGAGGGGCAGCAGATGCTCGCACGGGTGCTGAAATGCTTTAGTCTGTACGATACGAAGATCGGCTACTGCCAGGGATTGGGCTTTGTCGTTGGTCCCTTGCTGATGCACATGACGGATGCAGAGGCGTTCTGCGTACTCGTTAG GCTGATGGACCATTACGACTTGCGGACCTGCTACCTTCCTGATCTCTCCGGGCTTCATCTGCGCGTCTACCAATTCCAGAATTTGTTAGCTCGCCTGCGACCTGGCTTGTTCGCACACCTTGAAATGCTGCATGTTGAACCGGTCTACGTATCGCAGTggttcttgtccttcttcgcAGTCGCGTGCCCGCTGCCCATGCTTCTCCGAATCTACGACGTTATCTTCCTGGAGGGTGCCTGTGAGACATTGATGCGGGTTGCTCTCTCTCTGATGACGCGGAATGAGAAGAAAATTATGGCATGCGCAGAATTCGAAGATGTCATGCAATTGTTGCTTTCGAGGAGCCTGTGGGACAC GTATGCCTGTCATGCGGATGACTTCGTGAACGACTTTGTGTCTCTCACGTCGCTAGTCACAAAGGAAAGCCTCCAGGCTCTGGAAGCTAGCTATAACCAATCACAGGGCGTTCCAACCGGCATCTCGTTCCCCCAGATGcaggcagcagcttctcgattcCTCGGGCGACTCTGGGCGGGATCTAACTCACACAATTCCGTCAAGTCCATCAGTCTCAATCCCAACAGTGCAAGCGCGTCCAACCTGGCCAGCATCCGGCGGTCAACATCCAAACAGAGCATGACATCAACCCTCAATTCTGTAGAGTCAGCCTCGGACGCCAGCACCGCGCCGACGGAATTGTCGACGGACGTACAAAAGCCACGTGCAAAATCAGCTATATCTCAACACAAGGATCGCGACCTCCACACGCAAATCGAGGATCTCCTCATGGCTCTCAGCGACCTTCAACGCCAACACGCCGACCTCACGCGAGAACTGCAGCAAGAACGGGAGGAGCGCGAGGAGGACCAAGTCCTTGCCAAGTCAATGCTGCAATACATCAAAGAGACATCCGAAGAACCACCCATGGATCTAGTCCACAAAGCCGACGCGAGGTTCGCCATGGTCGAAACGCACAGGGTCGTCTCAACGGACCAAACCAAGCACCAACTGCGTGACGACCTCAACCGGTACAAGGAGATGCATGAACTAGAATCAAACCGATGCAAGAGCTTGACGCGCCGGATTGATGAGCACGAGAAAGAAAATGCATCCCTTCGAGAACAACTCCGTGAAGCACGGGGCCGTATTCAAGACAGCTACCGTGAGCGCCAGCGGCTAGAGCGAATGGTCCGGGAGCTCCGCACGGTCAAAACCAAGACCAGGAATTCTGACACGGCGCCGTCCGAAACCTACGGCTCCCCAACCAGCGATACCAGCGAAGGCTACACCAGCACCGGTCTCCGAGAACTGAAACTCGTCCGCACCAATTCACAAAAGAGCCAAAAGAGTACTACAAATTCGACCACGTTTACCAAACGATCCAGCAGCCTGGGACTGCAATCCGTCCTTGCTACTGAGAACAACAAACCGGCAGCGGAGGAATCCCTGCTGCTTGAACTAGTAAATGCAAAAACAGCGGAAGCAGTCGCACGTCAGGAACTTGAAGAAGTCAAAGGCAAACTGGACTCGATGCGGAAGGTCATGGCCCGGAACGGAATCATCCCCGAAGGACGACATTCATTCCTGGGCAGGCCACCATCCATTGCAAAGGCACCGACCGAGCCAGCATCGAATGGCGGCGGGCTGTTTagtggatggggaagacGTGCTGTATCCACCAGCAATGAGTCTTACGAGGGACGGTAG
- the TOP2 gene encoding DNA topoisomerase 2 (BUSCO:EOG0926073O;~COG:B;~EggNog:ENOG410PG8V;~InterPro:IPR001154,IPR034157,IPR013757,IPR013758, IPR013759,IPR013760,IPR003594,IPR036890,IPR013506, IPR006171,IPR002205,IPR001241,IPR020568,IPR031660, IPR014721,IPR018522;~PFAM:PF16898,PF01751,PF02518,PF00521,PF00204;~go_function: GO:0003677 - DNA binding [Evidence IEA];~go_function: GO:0003918 - DNA topoisomerase type II (double strand cut, ATP-hydrolyzing) activity [Evidence IEA];~go_function: GO:0005524 - ATP binding [Evidence IEA];~go_process: GO:0006259 - DNA metabolic process [Evidence IEA];~go_process: GO:0006265 - DNA topological change [Evidence IEA]), which produces MNDSIMDDSVFDDEGSSDFVPEPAPKPKAKAAPKKAASKAAPKKLTQTTLTTKTTSKAASKKRAKPDSDDDDNMDDDDDHMSDDSVLSHTPPKKAKKTAGPSKKGGAKPLADVENESFGKDDSVEPGKSTNASEKYQKLTQLEHIIKRPDTYIGSVERTTQQMWVYSSESEGMEYREVSYVPGLYKIFDEIVVNAADNKQNDENMSEIRVTVDRESGVISVWNNGRGIPIEMHAKEKIYVPELIFGHLLTSSNYDDTQQKVTGGRNGFGAKLCNVFSTEFSIETQDSSQKKKYKQTWTDNMTKIGKAKITEAKGEDYTKVTFKPDYAKFSMDGMDDDFEALVKRRVYDLAGTAKVNVKLNGTRIPIRGFKKYMEMYTKAIRKERGDTGPAPKDEIITCSPDPRWEVGFAVSDGAFQQVSFVNSIATTSGGTHVNYIADQICNRLAEQVKKKNKNGATLKTAQIRNHIFIFVNALIVNPAFTSQTKEQLTTKASQFGSKCVLDEDFYKKILKTAVMENILHFAQQKADQMLKKTDGGRRSRMNNPKLTDANKAGTKDGHHCTLILTEGDSAKGLAMAGRAVVGPDLFGVFPLRGKLLNVRDASFDQISKNQEIQNIKNFLGLQHKKEYTDTRGLRYGHLMIMTDQDHDGSHIKGLLINFLQAQFPSLLKIPEFLIEFITPIVKVWKGDPKNPTKQRSFFTMPEYEAWAEEHKHERGWDHKYYKGLGTSTTEDAQVYFRDLDRHLKEFHTMQDNEAELIELAFSKKKADERKEWLRQFKPGTFLDHSVEKISYTDFINKELILFSMADNVRSIPSVVDGLKPGQRKVLYTCFRRNLKKDMKVVELAGHVSGMTAYQHGDVSLQQTIVGLAQTFVGSNNINCLEPSGNFGSRLQGGSDCASARYIYTRLSPFARRVFHASDEPLLTYNVDDGKTIEPEIYMPVVPMILINGADGIGTGWSSSIPNYNPEDVVDNLKRLMDGEEIKPMQPWFRGFTGEVTAIGGDRFKFSGIIKETGEKEVEITELPIRTWTQDFKDKLEDIIKAEKTPSFIKDYKDYNTHTKVHFVIQMDEKHLKSAVEEGLEDKFKLTKTIATTNLVAFDPEGRITKYATVDDILKEFFAVRLKFYERRKQYQLNEMQKELEKLSNQARFVQMIIDGELVVSKKKKSVLVVELKEKGFKPFPKVADAAKAGEAEPAAEDEEDSEDIDDTNNLSNAYDYLLGMAIWSLTQERVERLRRQIGDKEMEIDTLIKLSKEDIWKRDLEEFINEWRFQLDDEARRMRKVANMGRRTSSKLMTAVGRGGARKRKAAKDDDSDDEDFAAPKSKRGPKKAEPKGTLHSFLNKTSPKPKPAADDEDDDDDFEMEIMPKKNRGASKPAAPAKEEEKETGDSDIEVLPKKSRAAPKAASKVKAEDTDTSEVKKAPTKRGRPAAKAKAKPAEDEIELDDDEFMEITKAQAAETTKADPAPSRARKPAKYTLDDSDSDNGDDLLGDVSKMVKGIGGTTGGSTSDSRQLFSERSGAGSTSGLASSSKASKQSPDFDADETDYSKLVPQSTPRRSLQVKSKETKTLVDSDEEEEEEPVKPAATKAKPAARGKAAAAAKPAAKPRGRPKKDATTTTAASAKQTALSPAAKAYASKQAKTTTKKKQLADDLSDDDIDAMANDILDSPAAPTTRPSRRTATAKKKTYVIDDDSDDFGAGGDSGDDFAEDSE; this is translated from the exons ATGAACGATTCGATCATGGACGACTCCGTCTTCGACGACGAAGGAAGCTCCGACTTCGTTCCCGAGCCCGCTCCG AAGcccaaggccaaggcagCCCCCAAGAAGGCAGCTTCTAAGGCTGCGCCTAAGAAGCTCACCCAGACCACTCTCACTACGAAGACCACATCCAAGGCGGCTTCGAAAAAACGTGCCAAGCCGGAtagcgatgacgacgacaacatggacgacgatgacgaccaCATGTCCGACGACTCTGTTCTGTCGCACACCCCTCccaagaaggcgaagaagacggcTGGCCCCTCCAAGAAGGGTGGCGCTAAGCCTCTCGCCGATGTCGAAAATGAATCATTTGGAAAAGATGATTCCGTAGAGCCCGGAAAGTCCACCAATGCATCAGAGAAGTACCAGAAG CTTACACAACTCGAACATATCATTAAACGTCCGGATACATATATTGGTTCCGTCGAACGCACGACACAGCAAATGTGGGTATACAGTTCGGAGTCGGAGGGAATGGAGTACCGCGAGGTCTCCTATGTGCCCGGTCTCTACAAGATCTTCGATGAGATCGTCGTCAATGCAGCCGATAATAAGCAGAATGACGAGAATATGAGCGAGATTCGCGTGACGGTCGACCGTGAGTCGGGCGTGATCAGTGTCTGGAACAATGGCCGCGGTATTCCCATCGAAATGCATGCCAAGGAAAAGATCTATGTCCCCGAACTGATCTTTGGTCatctcctcacctcctccaactacGACGACACGCAGCAGAAGGTCACCGGTGGTCGTAACGGTTTCGGTGCCAAGCTCTGTAACGTTTTCTCCACGGAGTTCTCCATCGAAACTCAGGACTCGtctcagaagaagaagtacaagCAGACATGGACGGACAACATGACCAAGATTGGCAAGGCAAAGATCACCGAGGCCAAGGGAGAAGACTACACCAAGGTCACGTTCAAGCCGGACTACGCCAAATTTAGCATGGACGGCATGGATGACGATTTCGAGGCTCTCGTCAAGCGTCGTGTGTATGACTTGGCAGGAACCGCAAAGGTGAATGTCAAGTTGAACGGCACTCGCATCCCCATCCGTGGCTTCAAGAAGTACATGGAGATGTACACCAAGGCTATTCGTAAGGAACGTGGAGATACTGGCCCCGCCCCGAAGGACGAGATCATCACCTGCAGCCCAGATCCTCGTTGGGAGGTCGGTTTCGCCGTTTCCGATGGCGCTTTCCAGCAGGTATCCTTCGTGAACTCCATTGCAACTACCTCTGGAGGTACCCACGTCAACTATATTGCCGACCAGATCTGTAACAGATTGGCCGAGCaagtgaaaaagaagaacaaaaacGGAGCCACTTTGAAAACAGCCCAGATCCGAaaccacatcttcatcttcgtcaatgCCCTGATTGTTAACCCGGCATTCACCTCCCAGACCAAGGAACAATTGACGACCAAGGCTTCTCAATTTGGTAGTAAATGTGTGCTTGATGAAGACTTCTACAAGAAGATTCTCAAGACAGCGGTCATGGAGAACATCTTGCATTTCGCCCAGCAGAAGGCCGATCAGATGCTCAAGAAGACGGACGGTGGCCGGCGCTCCCGCATGAACAACCCCAAGTTGACGGATGCCAACAAGGCCGGCACCAAGGACGGCCATCACTGCACCCTGATCCTGACAGAAGGTGACTCGGCCAAGGGTCTGGCCATGGCTGGTCGAGCGGTTGTTGGTCCGGATCTTTTCGGTGTGTTCCCGCTTCGAGGAAAATTGCTCAACGTCCGTGATGCTTCTTTCGACCAGATCTCGAAGAACCAGGAAATTCAAAATATCAAGAACTTCTTGGGTCTGCAGCACAAGAAGGAGTATACTGACACCCGCGGCCTTCGGTACGGCCACTTGATGATCATGACTGATCAGGATCACGACGGTAGTCACATCAAGGGCCTGCTAATCAACTTCCTACAAGCCCAGTTTCCTAGTTTGCTGAAGATTCCCGAGTTTTTGATTGAATTCATCACTCCCATTGTGAAGGTGTGGAAGGGTGACCCTAAGAATCCTACCAAGCAGCGTTCTTTCTTCACTATGCCCGAGTACGAGGCATGGGCGGAGGAGCACAAACATGAGCGTGGCTGGGATCACAAGTACTACAAGGGTTTGGGTACCAGTACTACTGAAGATGCCCAGGTCTACTTCCGCGACTTGGACCGTCACCTGAAGGAGTTCCACACCATGCAGGATAACGAGGCGGAGTTGATCGAGCTGGCTttctccaagaagaaggctgatgAGCGTAAGGAGTGGCTGCGGCAGTTCAAGCCCGGAACTTTCCTGGATCATTCCGTTGAGAAGATTTCTTATACCGACTTCATTAACAAAGAGCTCATCCTGTTCAGTATGGCAGACAATGTTCGTTCGATTCCCTCTGTTGTTGACGGTCTGAAGCCTGGTCAGCGTAAGGTTCTGTACACCTGTTTCCGTCGCAATCTGAAGAAGGACATGAAGGTCGTCGAGTTGGCTGGTCACGTCTCGGGTATGACCGCGTACCAGCACGGTGATGTTTCGTTGCAGCAAACCATTGTTGGCCTGGCGCAGACCTTTGTTGGATCTAACAACATCAACTGCCTGGAACCTAGCGGTAACTTTGGTAGTCGTCTTCAGGGTGGTTCCGACTGCGCTAGTGCGCGTTATATTTACACGCGGCTGTCCCCCTTCGCGCGCCGCGTCTTCCATGCGTCGGATGAGCCTCTGCTGACCTATAACGTCGACGATGGCAAGACTATCGAGCCTGAGATTTACATGCCGGTGGTTCCCATGATTTTGATCAACGGTGCGGACGGTATTGGTACCGGTTGGAGTTCCTCTATTCCCAACTACAACCCGGAGGACGTCGTGGACAACTTGAAGCGGCTgatggatggcgaggagATCAAGCCTATGCAACCCTGGTTCCGTGGGTTCACCGGTGAAGTCACTGCTATTGGCGGCGATCGCTTCAAGTTCAGCGGTATCATCAAGGAGactggagagaaggaagtggagaTCACCGAATTGCCCATCCGAACTTGGACTCAGGATTTCAAGGATAAGCTTGAAGATATCATCAAGGCGGAAAAGACACCGTCGTTCATCAAGGACTACAAGGATTATAACACGCACACCAAGGTTCACTTTGTGATCCAGATGGACGAGAAGCATCTGAAGTCTGCCGTCGAAGAAGGCTTGGAAGACAAGTTCAAGCTGACCAAGACCATCGCCACCACGAACTTGGTCGCGTTTGACCCCGAGGGTCGGATCACCAAGTATGCGACCGTGGACGACATCCTGAAGGAGTTCTTCGCAGTCCGTCTGAAGTTCTACGAGCGCCGCAAG CAATATCAACTCAACGAAATGCaaaaggagctggagaagctcaGCAACCAGGCTCGCTTTGTGCAGATGATCATCGACGGCGAGCTGGTCgtttcgaagaagaagaagagcgtgCTCGTCGTGGAGCTGAAGGAAAAGGGCTTCAAGCCATTCCCCAAGGTGGCGGATGCTGCCAAGGCAGGGGAAGCTGAGCCAGctgctgaagatgaggaagactcCGAAGACATCGATGAtaccaacaacctctccaacgCGTATGACTACCTGCTGGGTATGGCGATTTGGTCGTTGACCCAGGAGCGTGTGGAGCGCCTGCGTCGCCAGATTGGTGATAAGGAGATGGAAATCGATACCTTGATCAAGCTTTCCAAGGAAGATATCTGGAAGCGGGATCTGGAAGAATTCATCAACGAATGGCGCTTCCAGCTCGACGATGAGGCTCGTCGCATGCGTAAGGTGGCAAACATGGGCCGTCgtacctcctccaagctGATGACAGCTGTGGGCCGTGGCGGTGCTCGCAAGCGTAAGGCTGCGAAGGATGATGActcggatgatgaagactttGCCGCGCCGAAGAGCAAGCGCGGTCCCAAGAAGGCGGAGCCTAAGGGCACGCTCCACAGTTTCTTGAACAAGACTTCTCCGAAGCCCAAGCCTGCagcggatgatgaagatgacgacgatgatttTGAGATGGAGATAATGCCGAAGAAGAACCGCGGGGCCAGCAAGCCGGCAGCGCCagcgaaggaagaagagaaagagacaggCGACTCCGATATAGAAGTCCTGCCGAAGAAAAGTCGGGCTGCACCCAAGGCTGCCTCGAAAGTCAAGGCTGAAGATACCGACACCTCTGAGGTGAAAAAGGCACCAACCAAACGGGGCCGACCGGCGGCCAAAGCCAAGGCCAAGCCAGCAGAGGACGAGATCGAGCTGGACGACGATGAGTTCATGGAAATCACCAAAGCGCAAGCTGCCGAGACTACCAAGGCTGATCCAGCGCCCAGCCGAGCGCGCAAACCGGCCAAGTACACTTTGGATGACTCGGACAGCGACAACGGGGACGACCTCCTGGGCGACGTGAGCAAGATGGTCAAGGGGATCGGCGGTACTACCGGCGGATCGACATCGGATTCCCGTCAGCTGTTCTCGGAGCGCTCTGGGGCCGGCAGCACCTCGGGATTGGCCAGCAGCTCCAAGGCCTCAAAGCAGTCTCCCGATTTTGACGCCGACGAGACTGACTACAGCAAGCTAGTGCCACAGAGCACTCCGCGCCGGTCGCTGCAGGTCAAGTCCAAGGAGACCAAGACGTTAGTTGAcagtgacgaagaggaggaggaggagccaGTGAAGCCGGCCGCTACCAAGGCCAAGCCGGCGGCCCGAGGcaaggcagcggcagcagccaaACCGGCCGCGAAGCCACGAGGCCGACCCAAGAAGgatgccaccaccactacagcCGCATCTGCTAAGCAGACGGCGTTGTCGCCAGCAGCCAAGGCTTACGCTTCCAAGCAAGCCAAGACGaccaccaagaagaagcagctggcggATGACTTGTCGGACGACGACATTGATGCAATGGCTAATGATATCTTGGATTCTCCCGCGGCGCCTACTACGCGGCCATCGCGGCGCACGGCaacggccaagaagaagacgtacgtgattgatgatgacagtGATGACTTTGGAGCCGGAGGAGATTCGGGGGATGATTTCGCAGAGGACAGcgagtag